In a single window of the Elaeis guineensis isolate ETL-2024a chromosome 4, EG11, whole genome shotgun sequence genome:
- the LOC140857299 gene encoding uncharacterized protein: MKIALKAKDKLGFINGKCVMHDVETPLFEKWQRVDSMVLSWILNSISKDLVEAFLYVTTVCELWNELEQRFGESNGPLLYQIRPEISSFSQENISVMVYFTKLKKLWDELSCLMNFSICTCGAAKTVASIENEDRLIQFLMGLNDSYDHVRNQILLLDPLPTVNKAYSMVLRVEKQCEVLSTSDSMDHARAMKVKGLNAEGTKEANIQKSQNSSSNKKRDFARKEDRFCTYCKVQGHIRDTCFKLHGYPDWYKELKQKCANQQNQAYTARVHETPMDDDPLNPPS; the protein is encoded by the coding sequence ATGAAGATCGCACTCAAGGCTAAGGATAAACTTGGCTTTATAAATGGAAAATGTGTTATGCATGATGTTGAAACACCATTGTTTGAGAAATGGCAACGAGTCGATAGCATGGTGCTGTCATGGATTTTGAACTCTATCTCTAAAGATCTAGTAGAGGCATTTCTCTATGTAACTACTGTATGTGAACTCTGGAATGAACTTGAACAAAGATTTGGTGAAAGCAATGGCCCATTGCTTTACCAAATTAGACCAGAAATTAGCTCATTTTCTCAAGAAAATATATCGGTGATGGTATATTTTACAAAGCTGAAAAAGCTTTGGGATGAGTTATCTTGCTTGATGAATTTTTCGATCTGTACATGTGGGGCTGCAAAAACTGTTGCAAGTATTGAGAATGAAGATAGGTTGATACAATTTCTTATGGGTTTGAATGATAGCTACGATCATGTCCGCAACCAGATCTTGCTGCTCGATCCATTACCCACCGTGAATAAAGCATATTCTATGGTGCTTCGTGTTGAAAAACAGTGTGAAGTTCTCTCTACTTCAGATTCGATGGATCACGCCAGGGCAATGAAGGTTAAAGGATTGAATGCTGAAGGTACAAAAGAGGCTAATATTCAAAAAAGTCAGAATTCTAGTAGCAACAAAAAGCGTGACTTTGCTAGAAAGGAGGATCGATTTTGTACCTATTGTAAGGTACAAGGTCATATACGTGACACATGTTTTAAACTACACGGCTACCCAGATTGGTACAAGGAGCTGAAGCAAAAATGTGCTAATCAACAGAATCAGGCATATACAGCCCGAGTTCATGAAACCCCTATGGATGATGATCCACTCAATCCTCCATCTTAG